The genomic DNA TAGATTTTGGTGCCCTGGGACTTGACTTCAACCATGATCAGGGTATTGAGGAGTCACTGAAGGCCCCCCTCAGGATAAACCATGTGCCCTTACTTGAGAAAAAACTTAAGAATGCCTCAGAGGTCCTTTATCTACTGGATAATACCGGTGAGATACTCTTTGACAGGCCCCTCATTGAAAAGATTGGAGAGTACGGGGTTGATGTGAAGGTTGCAGTGAAGGGCAAGCCCATCCTCAACGACGCATGCATGGAGGATGCAATTGAGGCTGGCCTCCATGAGGTGGCTGAGATCGTAACAACAGGCACCGACTCCGTTGGAATGGTTCAAAGTGATGTATCAGAGGATTTCATGAGGATCTTTAAGGAGGCAGAGGTTGTTATAGCCAAGGGGATGGGTAACTATGAGGGCCTTACAGAGATAGATGCTCAGGGAGACATTTTCTGCCTCCTAAATGCAAAGTGTCATGCAATTGCACGGGATCTGGGTGTTGAAAAGGGCGATAACGTGGCTGTGAAACTCTGAACTGTATGTTTCCGGCGGTCTGATACTTAAGTGGATGTTAATTAAACTCTGAACTGTATGTTTCCGGCGGTCTGATACTTAAGTGGATGTTAATTAATTCATATATCTGGTAATATGCTGGTGGTAGGATGGATGTGACTAAGAAATGGGCCATTGCAGGTGTTCTGCTGGGGGTGATGGTTATACT from Methanothermobacter sp. includes the following:
- a CDS encoding DUF89 domain-containing protein, yielding MKVYYECAPCFLRQAREALDLATDDEDLKLQVMVKVVELLNERFRKGQVSNELGTAMHRLIKEMTGSEDPYIMEKRRCNEIASRFLPLAEEYLQKHGDLESHVKVAITGNIIDFGALGLDFNHDQGIEESLKAPLRINHVPLLEKKLKNASEVLYLLDNTGEILFDRPLIEKIGEYGVDVKVAVKGKPILNDACMEDAIEAGLHEVAEIVTTGTDSVGMVQSDVSEDFMRIFKEAEVVIAKGMGNYEGLTEIDAQGDIFCLLNAKCHAIARDLGVEKGDNVAVKL